The sequence AAATGGAACTGATTTGACGTCCACGCGATCGTTATTGAGAATAATTTCTGCACGCTTGAGGACGACGGTAAAAATTTTTTCTGGTTGCCCATTTGCCGCTTTGCGCTTAAAGACAAGGTTAACTTGCGGATTTTTCTCGTTGTGGAGCATTTCCATGACCTTTTCAAAGGGATGATCGGCCACTGCTTTGCCATTGACTTCTAGCAAAAAATCTCCAGGTTGAATCAGTCCGCTTTTGGCTGCGGGTCCTCCCTCCAACAGACGGGAGACTTGAATTTCATTACCTAAATCCTTAAGAACCAATCCAACTCCTTGAAATTCCTTTTGCAGCCGCACGCGCATATCGTAGGCTTCATTGGCTTGATAAAAGGATGTATGCGAATCCAGGCTGCTCGCTAAGGCTTTTAACACGTGAATGGCAAACAAATTTTCTTGTTCTGCAACCGGAAGGGGCACCCCGCTATCATTTTGATATAAATAAGGATTTTCAAAATCCCGCAGTTGCGTTTCATACGTGCGCAAAACTTGATCTCTTTGCTGTAAAGTGGGCGTTTCGCCATAGCGGCGCTTTTGCATGTCGATATAGATTTCCAAATTGAACAAAATGCGCTTTTTCAAGTCTTGCTCGGACGGCGCAAAAGACTCATTTCTGGCTAGCTCGTCTTCTTCTTTGATAGCCGGCTGATGGAAAAGGCTATCCTTTTCTTGCTTTTCGATTCCTTGCCTAATGCGCCTGGAGCGTAAAATAGCCGTCTTGATTACTTGATCCAGCTGCTTGAATATGGAAAAATCATTTTGCTTGTACTGCTCGGTGAATTTGGCAAGTTGATCCTGGGGCAAATGCCTATAAGGCTCCACTTCAGAGTCCAATAAATAAATTTTATGCGGATCGAACTGTTCGAGGTAGGTAACAAGAGCATGCTCAAGGATGTCTCCCGTGATTGCTTTTTTGTCTACATGCTGGCTCAGAATTTGCTGCATGATGCGATTGATATCCGTCGACTTTAAAAGGTCCTGTTCGTGCGCGCACAGAGAGGAGACATAGCTCAACATGCATAGGCACAGCGTCATCCACCACTTTTTCATATATCCTCTTGCTTGGTCGTAAAAACAGTAAAAATAGTCTTTGATAATTAAAACGACAATCCTTTTTTACAATTAGACCTTCTAGAAAGAAATCTAAAAAAATTTTCCTTCCCTCTCTTCTTCTTTTCCTTTATTTGAGGTTATTTTCTTCCTACGAGGCAATAGGAGAAGAGAATTTGCATAGGATTCCTTTTCTAATTGATTGGCAGGCTATTGAGAGAAAAGAATCTCGAATTCAAGCAAATCGCAATTCAGAGAATTGTCTTAATCATCAGTAGCATAAGAATTCCAAATCAGGTAATTTATCTATTCGGAGACTTGCCAAAAATAGCTTTCTCTAGAGAGACTGTTTAACACTTTATTTCATCCATGATTCAAAAACACGATCACTTTGCTTTAAATAACTTTGAAGGCCCGCTCGATTTTCTTCTTTATCTTATTCAAAAAGACGAGATGGAGATCTGCGACATTCCCATACAAGAGTTAACCCAACAATTTTTGCAAAAACTCAGTGAATGGCAAGCGCATTATTTGGAGAGGGGGGCAGAATTTGTCGGAACGGTCGCCTACCTGGTTTGGCTAAAGAGCAAAATGCTTCTTCCTCAACAAGACGTGGTAAGCGAGGGCGAAGAGCTGGAAGAAGATCCGCATTTTGAAATTATCCATCATTTGATCGATTATTGCCGTTTCAAACAAGCGGCAAAAGAGCTAGCTGTCCGCCAAGAGCAGCAACAGGCGTGTTATTTTCGAGGCGCTTCCCCTGTCGAATGGAAAAAACCCATGGGAATCGACCATGTCTCTTTGGCAGAACTCGCTTCCTTATTTAAAGATATGATGAGCCGCGCCTCTCAAGCCAAAGGCTTCATTCAAGAAGAAAACTGGCGCGTCAGCGATAAGATCCGCTTGATCCGCCAATTATTGGAACAGCAAGAGATATGGCCATTCGAAGCATTATTTACCCTTGAGAGGCCTCGCCTGGAAATGATTGTCACATTTCTGGCTGTATTGGAACTGATGAAAATGGGCCTGATCGGCGTAGGAAAACACTTGGATTCCTCACAGCTCGTCCTATTTGCTAAACAACAAGGATCCGCATGACTAAGGAACTTAATTTTTTTCAAAGTGAAATAGAAGTCATTGAAGCCTCTTTTGCGGAGAAGGCGTCCCCTCCGCTTCCCGCTTCAATAGAGTTAACAGTTTCCGCAGAAGAAAAAAAGCCGCCTCTTTCCGAGCTGGAAGCCAAAAACCTGGCAACAATTTTGACCGAAAAGGAAGCAAGCGAAGGGCATGCAGACCAAGAAATAGAGACTGAAGAAGAGGCGCAGATAGACCAGCATATCCAGCAACACATTAAAAAAGTCATGGAAGCCCTGTTGTTTACATGTCCCGATCCTTTGCCTCTTGCCAAGATGCGCGAAATCACCGACACTATTTTTCCTTTGCGCCCACGCCAATTGCGCCAGCTGCTCGACTCCCTCAAGCAAGAATACATTGCCCAACAGCGATCTTTCAAACTAGAAGAAATTGCCCAAGGCTATGTTCTTCGCACCCATGAAGAATATGCCCCTTATTTGGAGCTCTTGCATCGCCAGCGCCGGGGAGAAAAGCTATCGCATGCCGCAACAGAGGTACTAGCCATTATCGCTTACCGCCAGCCCATTACGCGCCCTCAAATTGACGCCATCCGC is a genomic window of Candidatus Protochlamydia phocaeensis containing:
- a CDS encoding S41 family peptidase, which gives rise to MKKWWMTLCLCMLSYVSSLCAHEQDLLKSTDINRIMQQILSQHVDKKAITGDILEHALVTYLEQFDPHKIYLLDSEVEPYRHLPQDQLAKFTEQYKQNDFSIFKQLDQVIKTAILRSRRIRQGIEKQEKDSLFHQPAIKEEDELARNESFAPSEQDLKKRILFNLEIYIDMQKRRYGETPTLQQRDQVLRTYETQLRDFENPYLYQNDSGVPLPVAEQENLFAIHVLKALASSLDSHTSFYQANEAYDMRVRLQKEFQGVGLVLKDLGNEIQVSRLLEGGPAAKSGLIQPGDFLLEVNGKAVADHPFEKVMEMLHNEKNPQVNLVFKRKAANGQPEKIFTVVLKRAEIILNNDRVDVKSVPFGNGIIGEITLHSFYQGDGVSSEKDVRDAIEKLEKKGNLRGLVLDLRDNSGGFLSQAIKVAGLFITNGVIVISKYSSGEERFYRDVDGKKSYDGPLVVLTSKATASAAEIVAQALQDYGVALIVGDAHTYGKGTIQTQTITDNQSTSYFKVTVGKYYTVSGKTPQKQGVKADIVVPGHWNKEEIGEIYSGDDVEADKIPPAYNDDLEDVSPEVKSWYLKYYTPTVQHRSLVWRNLLPTLRKNSEYRIAHNKNYQLFLTGKVPDEATDEEEELLSGTKPKTYGVDDMQMQEAVNIVKDMILLHSIGKK
- a CDS encoding segregation and condensation protein A, whose protein sequence is MIQKHDHFALNNFEGPLDFLLYLIQKDEMEICDIPIQELTQQFLQKLSEWQAHYLERGAEFVGTVAYLVWLKSKMLLPQQDVVSEGEELEEDPHFEIIHHLIDYCRFKQAAKELAVRQEQQQACYFRGASPVEWKKPMGIDHVSLAELASLFKDMMSRASQAKGFIQEENWRVSDKIRLIRQLLEQQEIWPFEALFTLERPRLEMIVTFLAVLELMKMGLIGVGKHLDSSQLVLFAKQQGSA
- the scpB gene encoding SMC-Scp complex subunit ScpB, coding for MTKELNFFQSEIEVIEASFAEKASPPLPASIELTVSAEEKKPPLSELEAKNLATILTEKEASEGHADQEIETEEEAQIDQHIQQHIKKVMEALLFTCPDPLPLAKMREITDTIFPLRPRQLRQLLDSLKQEYIAQQRSFKLEEIAQGYVLRTHEEYAPYLELLHRQRRGEKLSHAATEVLAIIAYRQPITRPQIDAIRGVDSSGTLMQLLERQLVEPVGKLEAPGRPTLYGTTKEFLKHFGLKDLHELKGKL